The Mytilus edulis chromosome 12, xbMytEdul2.2, whole genome shotgun sequence genome contains a region encoding:
- the LOC139497726 gene encoding uncharacterized protein produces MDPSHVEQQEEIQPQEGDVLELLENPSNTSQSDDTPEARRVRDLTEKGQGAFTEKRDKFCQELEALWADIESQLLEVTTPPNDLQQLLTVQDKLVKACNNYRRLTDEYLDFLKRTRTLESQKEIDACKLSLDLRLSKVELVMEKLHEHRLALTKAKSTKTKTSRGKKSSHSGSSHVSDISSLARKKRAKAEAARTQIAFAEKQALLLKQEAMIEEQTLFKQNEIKAEAEQEAIRADQEATSRNAEAAHQRAEMKREAIRRKTLMEQEAARATREKAEIKAAMNILEAQREAAAAEAEARVLEYDGSQAFSDLPDEKEDPLQRVQDFVNKLPVSTVVKEVTGPQKKKQIPVKIELSHEAPAFVPSVALNLLSQTSAVLPSDTKSPEVTSIPDLGLVTGIQKLGLSDEIPAEHQKQGVKEAIPVLRTKQDVIEEIPVSHQKQGVIEEIPVAHQQQINSTSEITRFLLRKDLLFSRLTSFNDRAESFHTWKASFKNVTDELQVSDSEQIDLLIKWLGPESAKHAISIRASNANNPTIGIQRLWKRLDERYGAPEMLEASLRSKLDKFPTLTNKDNARLYELSDILSEIEYHKENPKLGCLLAYFDSPTGINPVIEKLPYGLQEKWITRASRYKSNHGVAFPPFTELSAFISEISRIKNDPGLIFGSKVTPNTKGAAPRFTSYPKTKVGTHKTAVEQQSGDASKQGLCILHNTRHSLNECRAFRAKSIEERKGLLKENNVCYKCCDSTKHRSRECNARISCKECGSKQHTTALHITRPQQPASSQSSIPKQAYGGEPTESAETKSTSVNSICTEICKDTYSGKSCAKILPVNVYHKDNQYKVIRMYAIIDDQSNRSLASPEFFNLFDVKDKPENYTLSTCSGKVVTSGKRGRGFVMESINGNDKFDLPVLIECDHVPNNRDEIPTPEVTMHHPHLRELRASIPPIEENCQILLLIGRDLIEAHHVLDQRIGPPRTPYAQQLKLGWVVIGETCINKQHVPLELNVKITNILPTGQPSTFQPCTSKFDIRENYTDPVKKDLQSPFFEKTMDDDKPGMSYEDKMFMKQMDNEFVRDSEGSWVAPLPFRVPRQPLPSNKPQALHRANMLDASLNRNPVKREHFLTFMSKILDNNHAELAPPLGEHEECWYLPLFGVYHPKKPDQIRGVFDSSAKCNGVSLNSVLLTGPDLTNDLLGVLLRFRKEMVAVTADVQHMFHCFVVRKDHRNYLRFLWHKNNDLQENLVEFRMRVHVFGNSPSPAVATLGLRKAAQASEQEFGSHVTSFVTRDFYVDDGLTSCPTKEEAVKLMKDTQQALAKYGNLRLHKFASNCAEVMSAFHASDLASNLKDLDLECDSKPLQRSLGLSWDVNTDNFLFQLSSENKPITRRGILSTINSLYDPLGFLAPVIIRGKLLLRKLVSETVDWDQPLSDETEAEWKSWKDTLIAIETLRIPRTYVPYLSKTATKELHVFSDASEKAIAAVAYLRTTDSSGEPNIGFILGKAKVAPTSGHTIPRLELSAAVLAVEITQTIMDNLDLHIDTVKFYTDSKVVLGYISNETRRFFIYVANRVEKIRKFSSPSQWNYVPTNRNPADSGTRSVPAHEIHSSEWLLGPRQLLFSEQKNSENIYQLIDPDEDGEIRATVNVAKTFATLEHKGIGTERFNRFSNWTSLVRAIAFLERFSRLHGSKQAAPVNSLEGFSNAENFILISAQFEVYGDEIDCIKRQEQIHKRSPIANLNPFLDERGLLRVGGRIAKSDLNLREKKPLIVPGRHHIATLLVRHYHDKIKHQGRHFTDGAIRSAGFWIVGAKRLISSLIHKCVTCRKLRGKTECQIMSDLPEDRLEPSPPFTNVGIDTFGPWTIVSRKTRGGYANSKRWAILFTCLVTRAVHIELIEEMSSSAFINAVRRFAAIRGQVKIFRSDRGTNFIGAIDDLKIDSINVEDGPFKNFLYNSGTTWIFNPPHSSHMGGAWERMIGITRRILDSMLLNTAGRSLTHDVLNTLMAEVSAIVNSRPLVPVSTDPENPLILTPAMLLTQKTDYVFTSDHLGEFDKRDLCLAEWRRVQALASVFWSRWRKEYLPLLQQRRKWTEDRRDFIEGDVILLKDKNICRTQWPVGIIVNSFKSSDEHVRKAEVRVIVNEKATTYTRPIVDILLVENNSV; encoded by the coding sequence ATGGATCCCAGTCATGTGGAACAACAAGAAGAGATTCAGCCCCAAGAAGGAGATGTCCTTGAACTATTAGAAAATCCGTCTAAtacatcacagtcagatgatactCCCGAGGCTAGGCGAGTACGTGACCTCACGGAAAAAGGACAAGGAGCTTTCACTGAAAAACGTGACAAGTTCTGTCAGGAACTAGAGGCTCTCTGGGCAGACATTGAATCCCAGTTATTGGAAGTAACAACGCCTCCTAACGATCTCCAGCAACTCCTAACAGTCCAGGACAAACTTGTTAAAGCCTGTAATAATTATCGTAGGCTCACAGATGAATACCTAGACTTTCTGAAAAGGACCCGAACATTGGAGagtcaaaaagaaattgatgCATGTAAACTCTCTTTGGATTTACGTCTGTCCAAAGTGGAGCTAGTTATGGAAAAACTACACGAGCATCGCCTCGCTCTTACGAAGGCTAAATCTACAAAAACAAAGACATCTAGAGGCAAGAAATCCTCACACAGTGGGAGCTCCCACGTCTCTGACATTTCAAGTCTTGCACGGAAGAAGCGTGCTAAAGCAGAGGCTGCCAGAACTCAGATAGCCTTTGCTGAAAAACAGGCATTGCTCCTAAAGCAGGAGGCAATGATAGAAGAACAGACTCTTTTCAAGCAAAATGAAATAAAGGCCGAGGCAGAACAAGAAGCCATCAGAGCAGATCAAGAAGCCACAAGTAGAAATGCTGAGGCTGCACACCAGAGAGCTGAAATGAAACGTGAGGCCATACGCAGGAAAACTTTAATGGAACAGGAGGCTGCACGTGCAACACGGGAAAAGGCCGAAATTAAAGCTGCTATGAACATTCTAGAAGCTCAAagagaagctgcagccgcagaagccgaggctcgtGTCCTAGAATACGACGGCAGCCAAGCATTTAGCGATCTTCCTGATGAAAAGGAAGACCCGctccagcgtgtgcaagatttcgtcaataaacttcctgtatcaactgttgtaaaggaagtaacgggacctcaaaagaaaaaacaaattcctgttaagATCGAGCTGAGTCAcgaagcaccagcgttcgtgccatccGTGGCACTGAACTTACTGTCACAGACATCTGCTGTCTTGCCTTCCGATACTAAGTCACCGGAAGTTACCTCtatcccagatctgggattagtAACCGGCATACAAAAACTAGGCCTTTCAGATGAGATCCCTGCTGAACACCAAAAACAGGGTGTTAAAGAAGCGATCCCTGTCTTACGCACAAAACAAGACGtcatagaagagatccctgtttcacaccaaaaacaaggcgtaatagaagagatccctgttgcaCACCAGCAACAAATCAACTCAACATCGGAGATTACTAGATTTCTCTTGCGCAAGGACCTGCTTTTCTCCCGATTAACAAGCTTTAACGATCGGGCAGAATCCTTCCATACATGGAAAGCAAGCTTTAAAAACGTGACGGACGAGTTACAAGTATCTGACTCGGAACAGATTGATTTATTGATCAAGTGGCTCGGTCCAGAATCTGCTAAACATGCCATAAGCATAAGAGCGTCGAACGCCAATAATCCTACAATAGGTATACAAAGATTATGGAAAAGGCTTGACGAGCGGTATGGTGCAccagaaatgttggaagcctctcTCAGGAGTAAACTTGACAAATTCCCAACATTGACGAATAAGGACAACGCACGTCTTTATGAACTATCTGACattctatcagaaatagaataccacaaggaaaatcccaagctgggatgtcTGCTAGCTTATTTTGATTCACCGACCGGAATAAACCCTGTCATTGAAAAACTACCATATGGACTTCAGGAAAAGTGGATTACAAGGGCGTCTAGATACAAATCTAACCACGGCGTTGCCTTTCCTCcctttacagagttatctgctTTCATCAGTGAAATCAGTAGAATTAAAAACGATCCTGGATTAATCTTTGGGTCAAAAGTCACACCAAATACAAAAGGTGCTGCGCCAAGGTTCACGTCTTACCCCAAGACTAAAGTTGGTACTCATAAAACAGCGGTTGAGCAGCAATCTGGAGACGCCAGCAAACAAGGTCTTTGTATTCTGCACAATACAAGGCATTCCTTAAATGAATGTCGAGCGTTCCGAGCCAAGTCAATAGAGGAACGCAAAGgtcttttgaaagaaaacaatgtcTGTTACAAGTGTTGTGATTCTACCAAACACAGAAGCCGGGAATGCAACGCACGCATAAGTTGTAAAGAATGTGGAAGTAAACAACACACTACCGCACTACACATCACTAGACCACAGCAACCTGCAAGTTCTCAGTCAAGCATACCTAAGcaagcctacggcggggagcCTACAGAATCGGCTGAAACTAAGTCAACCTCAGTTAACTCTATCTGTACTGAGATCTGCAAAGATACATATAGCGGGAAATCGTGTGCTAAAATACTTCCTGTGAACGTTTATCACAAAGATAACCAGTACAAAGTTATTCGCATGTACGCCATCATTGATGACCAAAGCAACCGGTCACTAGCATCACCTGAATTCTTCAATCTTTTCGACGTAAAAGATAAACCGGAGAACTATACTCTATCAACATGCTCCGGCAAAGTAGTCACTTCCGGGAAAAGAGGAAGAGGTTTCGTCATGGAATCAATCAATGGTAATGACAAGTTTGATCTTCCTGTACTGATTGAATGTGATCATGTTCCCAATAATAGGGACGAAATACCTACTCCTGAAGTTACAATGCATCACCCTCATTTAAGAGAACTTAGGGCTAGCATTCCACCAATAGAGGAAAATTGCCAAATTCTCCTCTTAATTGGCAGagaccttatagaggcacaccaTGTCCTTGACCAGCGCATAGGACCACCCAGAACTCCATATGCACAACAATTGAAACTGGGTTGGGTAGTGATAGGAGAAACTTGCATTAACAAGCAGCATGTGCCTCTTgagttaaatgtcaaaataactaACATTTTACCTACAGGACAACCTTCAACGTTTCAACCATGTACAAGCAAATTTGACATTCGGGAAAACTACACAGACCCCGTTAAGAAAGATTTACAATCGCCATTCTTTGAAAAAACAATGGACGATGATAAGCCTGGAATGTCATATGAAGACAAAATGTTCATGAAACAGATGGACAACGAATTTGTCAGAGACTCGGAAGGAAGTTGGGTAGCACCGTTACCGTTCCGAGTGCCAAGACAGCCATTGCCAAGCAACAAACCACAGGCTCTTCATCGTGCTAACATGTTAGACGccagtctgaatagaaacccagTAAAGCGGGAACATTTTCTTACGTTTATGAGTAAAATCTTAGATAATAATCATGCAGAGCTCGCACCACCGTTGGGCGAACATGAAGAGTGCTGGTATTTACCATTGTTTGGTGTTTATCACCCGAAGAAACCCGATCAGATTAGGGGTGTGTTTGATTCTTCCGCCAAATGTAATGGCGTTTCACTCAACAGCGTCCTGCTAACAGGTCCAGACTTGACCAATGATCTCTTGGGAGTACTGCTGCGTTTCCGGAAAGAAATGGTCGCAGTAACTGCAGACGTTCAACACATGTTTCACTGCTTTGTAGTGAGAAAAGACCACCGAAATTATCTGAGATTTTTATGGCATAAAAACAACGACCTACAAGAGAACCTTGTCGAGTTCCGCATGAGAGTTCATGTTTTTGGAAATAGTCCGTCACCTGCCGTTGCTACGCTTGGACTCAGAAAAGCAGCTCAGGCATCAGAACAAGAGTTCGGCAGTCACGTGACTAGCTTTGTTACAAGAGACTTCTACGTTGACGACGGTCTTACGTCATGTCCTACCAAAGAGGAAGCTGTTAAGCTCATGAAGGACACACAGCAAGCATTAGCAAAATATGGAAACTTACGCCTTCACAAGTTTGCCTCTAATTGTGCGGAAGTTATGTCTGCATTTCATGCCAGTGATTTGGCTTCAAATCTTAAAGATCTAGACTTAGAATGCGACAGTAAACCCTTACAACGTAGCCTTGGACTCAGTTGGGATGTAAACACTGACAATTTCTTATTTCAATTATCATCTGAAAACAAACCAATAACTCGGAGAGGAATTTTATCGACGATAAACAGTCTCTACGATCCTCTTGGATTTTTGGCTCCTGTGATTATTAGAGGGAAACTACTATTAAGGAAACTAGTATCAGAAACCGTCGATTGGGACCAACCTCTCTCTGATGAAACAGAAGCGGAGTGGAAATCTTGGAAAGATACTCTAATTGCTATCGAAACATTACGCATTCCACGTACCTACGTACCGTATCTCAGCAAAACAGCCACAAAGGAGTTGCACGTCTTCTCTGATGCATCAGAAAAAGCCATAGCAGCTGTTGCATATCTACGCACGACCGACAGTAGTGGTGAACCAAACATAGGTTTCATTCTTGGGAAAGCTAAAGTTGCACCAACAAGTGGTCATACTATTCCACGCCTTGAACTATCTGCTGCAGTATTAGCAGTCGAGATAACACAGACCATCATGGATAATTTAGATTTACATATAGACACCGTAAAATTCTACACAGACAGTAAAGTAGTCCTAGGCTACATCAGTAACGAGACAAGAAGGTTCTTTATCTATGTCGCCAATAGAGTAGAGAAAATAAGGAAATTTAGCTCTCCAAGTCAATGGAATTATGTACCAACTAACCGTAATCCCGCAGACTCGGGAACAAGGTCTGTACCTGCTCACGAAATTCATAGCAGCGAATGGTTATTAGGACCAAGACAACTTCTTTTCTCAGAACAAAAGAATTCTGAGAACATATATCAGCTAATAGACCCAGACGAAGATGGAGAAATACGTGCAACTGTTAATGTTGCAAAAACATTTGCCACACTTGAACATAAAGGTATCGGAACTGAAAGATTCAACAGATTCTCAAACTGGACATCACTTGTGCGAGCGATAGCCTTTTTAGAACGTTTCTCCCGTTTACACGGGTCAAAACAAGCAGCACCAGTGAATTCTCTTGAAGGATTCTCGAATGCcgaaaatttcattttaatatctGCTCAATTTGAAGTTTACGGAGATGAAATAGATTGCATTAAACGTCAGGAACAAATTCATAAGCGGAGCCCGATAGCTAACCTTAATCCGTTTTTGGACGAACGAGGACTATTACGAGTAGGAGGCCGTATTGCCAAATCTGACTTAAACCTCCGTGAAAAGAAACCATTGATCGTCCCTGGACGCCATCATATAGCGACATTATTAGTCCGACACTACCATGACAAGATAAAACATCAAGGTCGCCACTTCACAGATGGAGCGATTCGTTCCGCAGGATTCTGGATCGTCGGAGCTAAACGCTTGATTTCTTCTCTCATTCACAAATGTGTGACTTGCCGCAAACTTAGAGGAAAAACTGAGTGTCAAATTATGTCTGATTTGCCAGAGGACCGTCTTGAACCGTCACCTCCATTTACCAACGTTGGAATAGACACATTTGGACCCTGGACAATTGTTTCACGTAAAACACGTGGTGGATACGCAAACTCAAAACGTTGGGCAATTCTTTTCACATGCTTAGTGACTAGAGCTGTTCACATCGAACTAATCGAGGAAATGAGCTCTTCAGCCTTCATAAACGCCGTTAGAAGATTCGCCGCTATAAGAGGTCAAGTTAAGATTTTCCGATCTGACCGTGGAACAAACTTTATTGGCGCAATCGACGATCTAAAGATTGACTCAATCAACGTCGAAGATGGACCCTTCAAGAACTTTCTGTACAATTCTGGTACAACTTGGATCTTCAATCCACCGCATTCGTCCCACATGGGTGGAGCCTGGGAAAGAATGATTGGTATCACCAGGAGAATTCTTGATTCTATGCTTCTAAATACAGCCGGAAGAAGCCTTACGCATGACGTGCTCAACACACTAATGGCAGAAGTTTCAGCAATAGTGAACTCTAGACCTCTGGTACCGGTATCAACAGATCCAGAAAATCCGTTAATATTAACTCCGGCTATGTTATTGACACAGAAAACCGACTACGTATTCACCTCAGATCATCTCGGAGAATTCGATAAACGAGATCTATGTCTTGCCGAATGGAGACGAGTACAGGCTCTTGCCAGTGTTTTCTGGTCCCGATGGAGGAAAGAGTACCTGCCGTTACTACAACAACGACGAAAATGGACCGAAGATCGCCGTGATTTCATCGAAGGAGACGTCATTCTTCTAAAGGACAAAAACATTTGCCGTACCCAATGGCCCGTTGGAATCATAGTGAACTCATTTAAAAGTTCAGACGAACATGTCCGAAAAGCAGAAGTGCGAGTAATCGTTAATGAGAAAGCCACAACCTACACACGCCCTATCGTGGACATTCTTCTCGTAGAGAACAACTCTGtgtaa